One region of Microbacterium rhizosphaerae genomic DNA includes:
- a CDS encoding Dps family protein, whose amino-acid sequence MSQTETTPAAAVDPAVATGSAQFLAPVVIGMEALVVNGKQAHWNVRGANFIAIHELLDSLVTHAQGWADEAAERIVALGLPVDARLSTVAAKAKPSAVGGGFAQWDDMIRAVIDDIDVVLADLQAAIDGLDEIDLTSQDVAIGIKQGLEKDRWFLFAHLAE is encoded by the coding sequence ATGAGCCAGACCGAGACCACCCCCGCAGCAGCCGTCGACCCCGCCGTGGCCACCGGCTCGGCGCAGTTCCTCGCACCGGTCGTGATCGGCATGGAGGCGCTCGTCGTCAACGGCAAGCAGGCGCACTGGAATGTGCGAGGAGCGAACTTCATCGCCATCCACGAACTGCTCGACAGTCTCGTCACGCACGCTCAGGGCTGGGCGGATGAGGCGGCGGAGCGGATCGTCGCCCTCGGGCTCCCCGTCGACGCGCGCCTGTCCACGGTCGCCGCGAAGGCGAAGCCCAGCGCCGTCGGCGGCGGGTTCGCGCAGTGGGACGACATGATCCGGGCGGTCATCGACGACATCGACGTCGTGCTCGCCGACCTGCAGGCCGCCATCGACGGGCTCGACGAGATCGACCTCACGAGCCAGGATGTGGCGATCGGCATCAAGCAGGGGCTCGAGAAGGACCGCTGGTTCCTCTTCGCCCACCTGGCCGAATAG
- a CDS encoding ribose-5-phosphate isomerase — protein sequence MRIHIATDHAGLEFSTQLQRHLADQGHEVIDHGPIEYDALDDYPAFCIRAAQAVIADQSAGMDALGVVFGGSGNGEQIAANKVRGIRAALVWNQSTAELARQHNDANVIAIGARQHTLEEALSFIDTFIATPFSDEERHIRRIGQIAAFETDGSLEPDPRAVAPNVIADDESGFDPEAG from the coding sequence ATGCGCATCCACATCGCGACCGATCACGCCGGCCTCGAGTTCTCCACCCAGCTGCAGCGCCACCTCGCCGATCAGGGGCATGAGGTCATCGACCACGGTCCGATCGAGTACGACGCGCTGGATGACTACCCCGCCTTCTGCATCCGAGCGGCGCAAGCCGTGATCGCCGACCAGTCCGCGGGCATGGACGCGCTCGGAGTCGTCTTCGGCGGCTCGGGCAACGGCGAGCAGATCGCCGCGAACAAGGTGCGCGGCATCCGTGCGGCTCTCGTGTGGAACCAGTCGACGGCCGAGCTCGCCCGCCAGCACAACGACGCGAACGTCATCGCCATCGGCGCGCGCCAGCACACGCTCGAGGAGGCGCTGTCATTCATCGACACGTTCATCGCCACCCCGTTCAGCGACGAGGAGCGCCACATCCGGCGCATCGGCCAGATCGCGGCCTTCGAGACCGACGGCTCGCTCGAGCCCGACCCGCGTGCGGTCGCCCCGAACGTCATCGCAGACGACGAGAGCGGCTTCGACCCCGAGGCCGGCTGA
- a CDS encoding gamma carbonic anhydrase family protein, with amino-acid sequence MTIADGASVLSVSGKTPVIAPSAFLAAGARVIGDVRMAEGSSVWYNAVLRADGDSITVGAGSNLQDNVSVHVDRGKPVVIGENVSVGHNAVVHGCTIEDGSLVGMGAVVLNGAVIGAGSLVAGGAVVLEGSVIPPGSLVAGVPAKVRRELSEDERAALVRNAETYRAHLADHAGATPA; translated from the coding sequence ATGACGATCGCCGACGGTGCCTCGGTCCTCTCGGTGTCGGGCAAGACGCCCGTCATCGCTCCTTCCGCCTTCCTCGCCGCCGGGGCGCGGGTGATCGGAGACGTGCGCATGGCCGAGGGATCCAGCGTCTGGTACAACGCGGTGCTGCGGGCGGACGGCGACTCGATCACGGTCGGGGCGGGCAGCAACCTGCAGGACAACGTGTCGGTGCATGTCGACCGCGGCAAGCCCGTCGTCATCGGCGAGAACGTGTCGGTCGGGCACAATGCCGTCGTGCACGGCTGCACGATCGAGGACGGCTCGCTCGTCGGCATGGGCGCCGTCGTCCTCAACGGCGCGGTGATCGGCGCCGGCTCCCTGGTCGCCGGGGGAGCGGTCGTGCTGGAGGGATCGGTCATCCCGCCCGGCTCGCTCGTCGCCGGCGTCCCCGCGAAGGTGCGTCGGGAGCTGAGCGAGGACGAGCGCGCCGCATTGGTCCGCAACGCCGAGACGTATCGCGCGCACCTGGCCGACCACGCGGGCGCGACGCCCGCCTGA
- a CDS encoding FMN-binding negative transcriptional regulator, with amino-acid sequence MRQNPSFAMTDVGELRRLIARNPWATLVSAAPDGLVASHYAVLLDDGRDDLTIVGHVGRPDDLLHGLGERELMVIFQGPHGYVSPGWYGDAAGVPTWNFASVHLSGVPELLTTEENLQVLDRLVAHFESPRDDPRLLWERPNDAAYVERLEKGTIGFRLTPTKVVAKRKLSQNKTPEVVESVILELEGTGPYSNPALAAEMRRAHDAMAAARNS; translated from the coding sequence ATGCGTCAGAATCCGAGCTTCGCGATGACGGATGTCGGCGAGCTGCGTCGCCTCATCGCCCGCAACCCGTGGGCCACTCTCGTGAGCGCCGCGCCCGACGGACTCGTCGCATCGCACTACGCCGTGCTCCTCGACGACGGCCGCGACGACCTCACGATCGTCGGACACGTCGGCCGGCCGGACGACCTGCTCCACGGCCTCGGCGAGCGGGAGCTCATGGTGATCTTCCAAGGCCCGCACGGCTACGTCTCTCCCGGCTGGTACGGCGATGCCGCCGGCGTCCCGACGTGGAACTTCGCGTCCGTGCATCTGTCGGGCGTCCCCGAGCTGCTCACGACCGAGGAGAACCTCCAGGTGCTCGACCGACTGGTGGCCCACTTCGAGTCGCCGCGGGACGACCCCCGCCTCCTGTGGGAACGGCCGAACGACGCCGCGTACGTGGAGCGCCTCGAGAAGGGCACGATCGGATTCCGGCTGACCCCGACGAAGGTCGTCGCGAAGCGCAAGCTCAGCCAGAACAAGACGCCCGAGGTCGTCGAGTCGGTGATCCTCGAGCTCGAGGGCACGGGTCCGTACTCGAACCCCGCGCTCGCGGCCGAGATGCGACGAGCGCACGACGCCATGGCCGCGGCCCGGAACTCATGA
- a CDS encoding ArsR/SmtB family transcription factor codes for MPFSQRQRPLYEVKAGLFKGLAHPFRIRILELLSASPEVSVAELQDETGLEASHLSQHLAVLRRHRLVESERRASHVYYRLADPRVAELLAVARALLLGILQSDGARLDDALALPALPPSA; via the coding sequence ATGCCATTCAGTCAGCGTCAGCGTCCGCTCTACGAGGTCAAGGCGGGACTCTTCAAAGGCCTCGCGCACCCCTTCCGCATCCGCATCCTCGAGCTTCTGTCGGCATCCCCCGAAGTGAGCGTCGCGGAGCTGCAGGACGAGACGGGCCTGGAGGCCTCCCATCTCTCCCAGCACCTGGCGGTGCTCCGCCGGCATCGCCTGGTCGAGTCCGAGAGGCGGGCGAGCCACGTGTACTACCGGCTCGCGGATCCGCGGGTCGCCGAGCTGCTGGCCGTGGCGCGCGCGCTGCTGCTCGGCATCCTGCAGTCCGACGGTGCACGCCTCGACGACGCCCTCGCACTCCCCGCCCTGCCGCCCTCCGCATGA
- a CDS encoding GAP family protein: MLPVIVYSLPLALIVWFSPTRIMAATLMLFSSRARSVAGAYALGWVVGITVCVAAFTLGATLASAMLSSTASKNGGALLDLLVGIAMIALSAVAWRARPRPGAERHPERLNRMIERLTPLSALGLGLAVSILSPTHLLAIASFSAGIAGSGMSAADQIAVAVIFIVLCTSSITVPVGVAIVDPERSEAPLRRLHGWLSDHGQTVLVVLFLVIGVIFLAKGIAAVS; encoded by the coding sequence ATGCTCCCGGTGATCGTCTACTCGCTTCCGCTCGCGCTCATCGTCTGGTTCAGCCCGACGCGCATCATGGCGGCGACTCTGATGCTCTTCTCGAGTCGGGCCCGTTCGGTCGCGGGCGCTTACGCGCTGGGGTGGGTCGTGGGCATCACCGTCTGCGTCGCCGCCTTCACCCTGGGCGCGACCCTGGCGAGCGCCATGCTCTCGTCGACGGCCTCGAAGAACGGCGGCGCACTCCTCGATCTCCTCGTGGGCATCGCCATGATCGCGCTGTCGGCTGTGGCGTGGAGGGCCCGTCCGCGCCCGGGCGCCGAGCGGCATCCCGAGCGCCTCAATCGCATGATCGAGCGTCTCACCCCGCTGTCGGCGCTCGGACTCGGCCTCGCGGTGTCGATCCTGAGTCCGACGCACCTGCTGGCGATCGCGTCGTTCAGCGCGGGGATCGCCGGGTCGGGCATGTCCGCCGCCGATCAGATCGCGGTGGCGGTCATCTTCATCGTGCTGTGCACGAGCTCGATCACCGTTCCCGTCGGGGTGGCCATCGTCGATCCCGAACGATCCGAGGCGCCGCTGCGCCGCCTGCACGGCTGGCTCTCCGATCACGGTCAGACCGTGCTCGTGGTCCTGTTCCTCGTGATCGGCGTCATCTTCCTCGCAAAGGGGATCGCCGCCGTCTCCTGA
- a CDS encoding alpha/beta fold hydrolase — translation MTSPQSASRPGQPRRLPRKPASGLTEKWTRIDGVDVFYRESPVVPQDPRVMAHIHGFGLSGRYLLPTAERLADEFHTYVPDLPGFGRSGKRKDMLDIPDLAQAAVDFFDDRGVEKATLVGNSMGCPVIVEFAHRYPDRIDRAVLVSPAGGVFNQPLRRAIRQLSADAPREPVRMARVAVPDYVRFGVPSTMRMFRSLTQYPTLQRLLEMRLPTLVVLGQRDPLLPHAHRVDEIASQTDSHVLVVLLEGAAHAINFSHPDQLAHVIRSFMDDKPIENDPLWPGHVRLYEVHRGKNHPPIQG, via the coding sequence ATGACCAGTCCGCAGTCCGCGTCCCGCCCTGGGCAGCCGCGGAGGCTGCCGCGCAAGCCCGCCTCCGGTCTGACCGAGAAGTGGACGCGCATCGACGGCGTCGACGTCTTCTATCGGGAGTCGCCGGTCGTGCCGCAGGACCCCCGGGTGATGGCGCACATCCACGGCTTCGGGCTGTCCGGCCGGTATCTCCTGCCGACCGCCGAGCGTCTCGCCGACGAGTTCCACACCTATGTGCCCGACCTGCCCGGTTTCGGCCGCAGCGGCAAGCGCAAGGACATGCTCGACATCCCGGATCTCGCGCAGGCAGCCGTCGATTTCTTCGACGACCGCGGCGTGGAGAAGGCGACGCTCGTCGGCAACTCGATGGGATGCCCCGTCATCGTCGAGTTCGCCCACCGCTACCCCGACCGCATCGACCGGGCGGTCCTGGTCTCCCCTGCCGGCGGCGTGTTCAACCAGCCGCTGCGGCGGGCCATCCGCCAGCTGTCCGCGGATGCGCCGCGCGAGCCCGTGCGGATGGCCCGCGTCGCCGTGCCGGACTACGTCCGCTTCGGCGTGCCGAGCACGATGCGGATGTTCCGGTCGCTGACGCAGTACCCGACGCTCCAGCGACTGCTGGAGATGCGCCTGCCGACGCTCGTCGTCCTCGGCCAGCGCGACCCGCTCCTGCCCCACGCCCACCGCGTCGACGAGATCGCCAGCCAGACCGACAGCCACGTGCTCGTGGTGCTGCTGGAGGGCGCGGCGCACGCGATCAACTTCAGCCACCCCGATCAGCTGGCGCATGTCATCCGCAGTTTCATGGACGACAAGCCGATCGAGAACGATCCGCTGTGGCCCGGACACGTGCGCCTCTACGAGGTGCACCGCGGCAAGAACCATCCTCCGATTCAGGGTTGA
- a CDS encoding MFS transporter: protein MPVMTTRPRWRDTFVSLRVANYRLYAGGQIVATTALGMQRVTQDWLVLQLSGSVAAVGITVAMQFAPMLLFGLLGGVIADRYSKRLLLMITQTTAALISAVLAVLVLSGTVQVWHIWALALLGGFVTVVDNPARQVFVNEIVGPKLLRNAISLNSSTFQLGALIGPAIGGLAITAVGSGWAFAINAAACALVVLSLALMDASTLHHTPVRPRAKGQLTEGLRYVGRKPAILFTIVMLGAVAFFAYTMPVLLAAYANDVFKVGAAGYGLFNALVAVGALTGAVLSTRRLSVSLRLVVGGAAVLGVVQATTALAPGLVVFALLITAGGAASLLFLTSANSLVQQSTNLGVRGRVMALYILVQLGGQALGGPLMGFIVERVGPEAGMAVSGIVPLAAALAIAIVVMMRGHLRLTLCRDGRLPSLRLVAPATDSTCAR from the coding sequence ATCCCCGTCATGACCACGCGCCCGCGCTGGCGCGACACCTTCGTCTCGCTCCGAGTCGCGAACTACCGGCTCTACGCCGGCGGGCAGATCGTCGCCACCACGGCGCTGGGCATGCAGCGCGTGACCCAGGACTGGCTCGTGCTGCAGCTGTCCGGAAGCGTTGCGGCCGTCGGGATCACGGTCGCGATGCAGTTCGCGCCGATGCTCCTGTTCGGCCTGCTGGGCGGGGTCATCGCGGATCGGTACTCCAAGCGGCTGCTGCTGATGATCACGCAGACGACGGCGGCTCTGATCTCTGCCGTCCTCGCGGTGCTCGTGCTGTCCGGCACGGTGCAGGTGTGGCACATCTGGGCGCTGGCGCTGCTCGGCGGATTCGTCACCGTCGTCGACAACCCGGCGCGTCAGGTCTTCGTCAACGAGATCGTCGGGCCCAAGCTCCTGCGCAATGCGATCAGCCTCAACTCCTCGACCTTCCAGCTCGGTGCGCTGATCGGGCCGGCGATCGGCGGGCTCGCGATCACCGCCGTCGGAAGCGGCTGGGCGTTCGCGATCAACGCGGCGGCCTGCGCACTCGTGGTGCTCTCGCTGGCGCTGATGGATGCCTCGACCCTGCACCACACGCCGGTGCGGCCGCGGGCGAAGGGGCAGCTGACGGAGGGTCTGCGCTACGTGGGCCGCAAGCCGGCGATCCTTTTCACCATCGTGATGCTCGGCGCCGTGGCGTTCTTCGCGTACACGATGCCCGTGCTGCTCGCCGCCTACGCGAACGACGTCTTCAAGGTCGGCGCCGCAGGCTACGGGCTCTTCAACGCGCTCGTCGCCGTCGGCGCACTGACCGGCGCCGTGCTCTCCACGCGCCGGCTCTCGGTCAGCCTGCGGCTCGTGGTCGGGGGTGCGGCCGTCCTCGGCGTCGTGCAGGCGACGACCGCGCTCGCCCCGGGGCTCGTGGTCTTCGCCCTCCTCATCACGGCCGGCGGGGCGGCGAGCCTGCTGTTCCTCACGAGCGCGAACTCGCTCGTGCAGCAGTCGACGAACCTCGGCGTCCGCGGACGCGTGATGGCGCTCTACATCCTCGTGCAGCTCGGCGGGCAGGCCCTCGGTGGCCCGCTGATGGGATTCATCGTGGAGCGCGTCGGACCGGAGGCCGGGATGGCCGTGTCCGGGATCGTGCCGCTCGCCGCCGCCCTCGCGATCGCGATCGTGGTGATGATGCGGGGCCACCTGCGCCTCACGCTGTGCCGAGACGGCCGACTGCCATCGCTGCGGCTCGTGGCTCCCGCGACAGACTCCACCTGCGCGCGCTGA
- a CDS encoding SulP family inorganic anion transporter, translating to MRAARALLPNLADYRTARRTWRGDLLAGLTVGVVALPLALGFGVSSGAGAEAGLVTAIVAGLVAAVFGGSNVQVSGPTGAMVVVLGPIVAAHGVGAVALVSVAAGVIVIAAGVLRLGRLVSFIPWPVIEGFTLGIAVIIFLQQVPLLTSPHGAPSGTRSSNAAIAAIQSIASADWRYLAWSVGAVAVVAAAMLLAPRVHRSLPGSLIGIVLVAVAASLLSAPLATIGALPATLPAPALPRMDAATLVSLAAPALTVAALAAIESLLSARVAASLADTGPYDPDRELVGQGLASVASGLFGGMPATGAIARTAVNIRSGGRSRLASITHAVVLLSIVLFAAGPVGRIPLAALAGVLMVTATRMVHAGTVRTIMRSTRADAVAFVATAIVTVSVDLIVAVIIGVACAGVFALRGLARSTGVHREPLTGPAAAGDEHIAVIRIDGPLFFAAADRVYETVTGLTGVSVVVLRMSKLELVDATGARVLTDIVTALERRGVTVLIKGVQPGHEELFRTVGVLGSLRHQNHLFDDLDSAIVHARSHVHRAALS from the coding sequence ATGCGCGCCGCGCGCGCCCTGCTGCCGAACCTCGCCGACTACCGCACCGCGCGTCGCACGTGGCGCGGCGACCTGCTGGCCGGACTCACCGTCGGCGTCGTCGCGCTTCCCCTCGCCCTCGGATTCGGCGTGAGCTCCGGCGCGGGCGCGGAGGCGGGACTCGTCACCGCCATCGTCGCGGGACTCGTCGCAGCCGTCTTCGGGGGATCGAACGTGCAGGTCTCCGGACCGACGGGCGCGATGGTCGTCGTGCTCGGGCCCATCGTCGCCGCCCACGGCGTCGGGGCCGTCGCGCTGGTCAGCGTGGCTGCCGGCGTCATCGTGATCGCCGCCGGCGTCCTGCGGCTCGGCCGGCTCGTCTCGTTCATCCCGTGGCCGGTCATCGAGGGCTTCACCCTCGGCATCGCGGTCATCATCTTCCTGCAGCAGGTGCCGCTCCTCACCTCGCCGCATGGCGCGCCCTCCGGCACACGGAGTTCGAACGCGGCCATCGCCGCGATCCAGTCCATCGCGAGCGCCGACTGGCGCTATCTGGCATGGTCGGTCGGCGCCGTCGCCGTGGTGGCGGCCGCCATGCTTCTGGCTCCGCGCGTGCACCGATCCCTGCCCGGCTCCCTCATCGGCATCGTGCTCGTCGCCGTGGCCGCCTCCCTGCTCTCCGCGCCGCTCGCGACCATCGGAGCCCTGCCGGCGACGCTCCCGGCCCCCGCGCTGCCCCGGATGGATGCGGCGACGCTCGTGTCGCTGGCGGCACCGGCCCTCACGGTGGCGGCACTCGCCGCGATCGAGTCGCTACTGTCCGCGCGGGTCGCCGCATCCCTCGCGGACACCGGTCCCTACGATCCGGATCGCGAACTCGTCGGTCAGGGTCTCGCGTCGGTCGCCTCGGGGCTGTTCGGCGGGATGCCGGCCACCGGGGCGATCGCCCGCACGGCGGTGAACATCCGCTCGGGCGGCCGCTCGCGGCTCGCATCGATCACGCACGCAGTCGTCCTGCTGTCGATCGTGCTGTTCGCCGCGGGCCCGGTCGGACGCATCCCGCTCGCCGCGCTCGCCGGGGTGCTCATGGTGACCGCGACCCGCATGGTGCACGCGGGCACGGTCCGCACCATCATGCGATCGACGCGAGCGGATGCCGTGGCCTTCGTCGCGACGGCGATCGTCACCGTCTCGGTGGATCTCATCGTCGCCGTGATCATCGGCGTCGCGTGCGCCGGCGTGTTCGCGCTCCGCGGCCTCGCTCGGTCGACCGGGGTCCACCGGGAGCCCCTGACCGGACCCGCCGCGGCGGGTGACGAGCACATCGCGGTGATCCGCATCGACGGCCCGCTCTTCTTCGCCGCGGCCGATCGGGTGTACGAGACGGTGACCGGTCTCACCGGCGTCTCCGTCGTCGTGCTGCGCATGTCGAAGCTCGAACTGGTCGACGCGACGGGGGCACGCGTGCTCACCGACATCGTCACCGCGCTCGAGCGGCGGGGTGTGACGGTGCTCATCAAAGGCGTGCAGCCGGGGCATGAGGAGCTGTTCCGCACCGTCGGAGTACTCGGCTCCCTGCGCCACCAGAATCATCTCTTCGACGACCTCGACAGCGCCATCGTCCACGCCCGATCGCACGTGCACAGGGCAGCCCTGTCCTAG
- a CDS encoding Fpg/Nei family DNA glycosylase has protein sequence MPEGHSVHRIARQFDRNFVGRRVSASSPQGRFVEGAATLDGREAESVRAVGKQMFLEFEGDVWLRVHLGMYGAWDFAGEIIVDPTIASANGRMGQTNQRGTVLNADDHDDAIMDAAGENSLSSIGAPRRARVHVRMSEQTTGLADEGEDWPPPVVGQVRLRLLTESTCADLRGPTACELQTPDEVVATIAKLGPDPLVDDPEEGEERFTQVVRRKPTPIGLLLMDQSVVSGIGNVYRAELLYRARLDPHTPGRDVPEETVRQLWRDWSRLLRIGVETGQMMTMDELSPEDWRKAMASRDDRHWVYRRAGLPCRTCGTSIVLEEMGARKLYWCPSCQE, from the coding sequence ATGCCCGAGGGGCATTCCGTCCATCGCATCGCCCGGCAGTTCGACCGCAACTTCGTGGGCCGGCGTGTGTCGGCATCCAGTCCCCAGGGTCGGTTCGTCGAGGGCGCGGCCACCCTGGACGGCCGCGAGGCCGAGTCGGTGCGCGCGGTCGGCAAGCAGATGTTCCTCGAGTTCGAGGGCGACGTCTGGCTGCGCGTGCACCTGGGCATGTACGGGGCATGGGACTTCGCCGGCGAGATCATCGTCGATCCCACGATCGCCTCGGCCAACGGCCGCATGGGCCAGACGAATCAGCGCGGTACCGTCCTGAACGCGGACGACCACGACGACGCCATCATGGATGCCGCGGGCGAGAACTCACTGTCCTCCATCGGCGCGCCGCGCCGCGCCCGCGTGCATGTGCGCATGTCCGAGCAGACCACCGGACTCGCCGACGAGGGCGAGGACTGGCCTCCGCCCGTCGTCGGGCAGGTGCGCCTGCGCCTCCTCACCGAGAGCACGTGCGCCGACCTGCGCGGACCCACGGCCTGCGAGCTCCAGACGCCCGACGAGGTCGTCGCGACGATCGCCAAGCTCGGACCCGACCCCCTCGTCGACGATCCCGAAGAGGGGGAGGAGCGCTTCACGCAGGTCGTGCGGCGCAAGCCGACGCCCATCGGCCTCCTCCTGATGGACCAGAGCGTCGTCAGCGGCATCGGCAACGTCTACCGTGCCGAGCTGCTCTACCGCGCGCGCCTCGACCCGCACACGCCGGGCAGGGACGTGCCCGAGGAGACCGTGCGGCAGCTGTGGCGCGACTGGTCGCGCCTGCTGCGCATCGGCGTGGAGACCGGCCAGATGATGACGATGGACGAGCTCTCGCCCGAGGACTGGCGCAAGGCGATGGCGAGCCGCGACGACCGCCACTGGGTCTATCGCCGCGCCGGACTCCCGTGCCGCACGTGCGGCACCTCGATCGTGCTCGAGGAGATGGGCGCCCGCAAGCTGTACTGGTGCCCCTCGTGTCAGGAATAG
- a CDS encoding amidohydrolase encodes MTATIRGAHLRGPGTELLPDAGPFDVFLDDGIIVDIAPVGALRPRGDTIDADGRFLIPGLWDHHVHTTQWALAAQRADLDGTVSPADAARRVAASPVLPDGRRVGAGYRDALWHEPPTVALLDELTGDTPTYLLNADAHSMWLNSAAQRREGVATGADGILREEPAFAVSKLLNAVEPEVADRLVARMAKDAATRGIVGIVDLDMAWNEESWARRLAGGFDTLRVEFGVYPDLLPRAIAEGLRTGDPVRGSGSDLVRVGPLKVITDGSLGTRTAAARNAYPDDAANHGVLTVHPGELVGLLTEATAAGLRCAVHAIGDVANSHALDAFAATGAWGTIEHAQLVAHADIPRFARLGIAASIQPAHALDDREMADVLWAGQTSLAYPLQSFVDAGAALVFGSDAPVSPLDPWAAMAAAVYRTRDDRPAWHPEEAVDAATALAASTHAGSAAPDALSPGAVADLALCDADPLTADEPALRRMRVSATLVAGRLTHGA; translated from the coding sequence ATGACCGCGACGATCCGCGGCGCGCATCTTCGCGGGCCGGGAACCGAGCTGCTGCCGGACGCGGGGCCGTTCGATGTGTTCCTCGACGACGGGATCATCGTCGACATCGCGCCCGTCGGGGCCTTGCGCCCTCGCGGCGACACGATCGACGCCGACGGCCGATTCCTCATCCCCGGGCTGTGGGACCACCACGTGCACACCACGCAGTGGGCACTGGCCGCGCAGCGCGCGGACCTCGATGGCACAGTCTCTCCGGCCGACGCGGCGCGGCGGGTGGCGGCATCCCCGGTCCTTCCGGACGGGAGGCGCGTGGGCGCCGGCTACCGCGACGCGCTGTGGCACGAGCCGCCCACCGTGGCGCTGCTCGACGAGCTCACCGGCGACACCCCGACGTATCTGCTGAACGCCGATGCGCACAGCATGTGGCTGAACTCCGCGGCGCAGCGCCGCGAGGGCGTCGCGACGGGCGCCGACGGCATCCTGCGCGAAGAGCCGGCCTTCGCCGTGTCCAAGCTGCTCAACGCGGTCGAGCCCGAGGTCGCCGACCGCCTCGTCGCTCGGATGGCGAAGGATGCGGCCACCCGCGGCATCGTCGGGATCGTCGACCTCGACATGGCCTGGAACGAGGAGTCGTGGGCCCGGCGGCTCGCCGGGGGCTTCGACACGCTGCGCGTGGAGTTCGGCGTGTACCCCGACCTGCTCCCGCGCGCGATCGCCGAGGGTCTGCGCACCGGCGACCCCGTGCGGGGGTCGGGCTCCGACCTCGTGCGGGTCGGACCGCTGAAGGTCATCACCGACGGATCCCTCGGCACCCGCACAGCGGCGGCCCGCAACGCGTACCCGGATGATGCCGCGAACCATGGCGTCCTCACCGTCCACCCCGGCGAGCTCGTCGGGCTGCTGACCGAGGCGACGGCCGCCGGTCTGCGCTGCGCGGTCCACGCGATCGGCGATGTGGCGAACTCGCACGCCCTCGACGCCTTCGCCGCCACGGGCGCGTGGGGGACGATCGAGCACGCCCAGCTGGTCGCCCATGCCGACATCCCGCGCTTCGCCCGCCTCGGCATCGCCGCGAGCATCCAGCCGGCCCACGCCCTGGACGACCGCGAGATGGCGGACGTCCTGTGGGCCGGTCAGACCTCGCTCGCGTACCCGCTCCAGTCGTTCGTCGACGCGGGCGCGGCACTCGTGTTCGGCTCCGACGCGCCGGTGTCACCGCTCGACCCGTGGGCCGCGATGGCGGCGGCGGTGTACCGGACACGCGACGACCGCCCCGCGTGGCATCCAGAGGAGGCGGTGGATGCGGCGACCGCCCTCGCCGCGTCCACGCACGCGGGTTCGGCGGCCCCGGACGCCCTGTCGCCGGGCGCCGTGGCGGACCTGGCGCTCTGCGATGCGGATCCGCTCACGGCGGACGAGCCGGCGCTGCGCAGGATGCGCGTCTCCGCGACGCTCGTCGCCGGTCGGCTCACCCACGGGGCGTGA
- a CDS encoding LysR substrate-binding domain-containing protein, with the protein MFDPELLATFVAVAETGSFTRAAERVGLSQPTVSQHVQRLEAAARRNLVDRDTRRLRLTDNGDAMLGFARTILAAHAAADTYFAGTAMRGRLRFGVADDLAITQLPSILRDFRQAYPQINLELTVGQSTPLDRRLKAGQLDLIFIKQAQGEGEGDRVSSDALVWMGLARTELAPDAPVPLIAYQDPSVSRRMAIDALEAAGRVWRITCNTREVNGVLAAVRAGLGVAPFPRSLIPDDLVTVTNRLGLPALGEVEFTLRVGPRAPAEPTAALTRAIMGRRLH; encoded by the coding sequence ATGTTCGACCCCGAGCTGCTCGCCACCTTCGTCGCCGTCGCCGAGACGGGCAGCTTCACCCGTGCCGCGGAGCGCGTCGGCCTCAGCCAGCCCACGGTCAGCCAGCACGTGCAGCGCCTCGAGGCGGCGGCCCGCCGCAACCTCGTCGATCGCGACACCAGGCGGCTGCGGCTCACCGACAACGGGGATGCGATGCTCGGCTTCGCGCGCACGATCCTCGCGGCGCACGCCGCCGCCGACACCTACTTCGCGGGCACGGCCATGCGCGGCCGGCTGCGGTTCGGCGTCGCCGACGATCTCGCGATCACGCAGCTGCCCAGCATCCTGCGCGACTTCCGTCAGGCATATCCGCAGATCAACCTGGAGCTGACCGTCGGGCAGTCAACGCCCCTGGATCGCCGGCTGAAGGCGGGACAGCTCGATCTCATCTTCATCAAGCAGGCGCAGGGCGAGGGCGAGGGCGACCGGGTCAGCAGCGACGCCCTCGTCTGGATGGGGCTCGCGCGCACCGAGCTCGCGCCGGATGCGCCGGTGCCGCTCATCGCCTATCAGGACCCGAGCGTCAGCCGCCGCATGGCGATCGATGCGCTCGAGGCCGCGGGGCGCGTCTGGCGGATCACGTGCAACACGCGCGAGGTCAACGGCGTCCTCGCCGCTGTGCGGGCAGGTCTCGGGGTCGCTCCGTTCCCACGATCGCTCATCCCCGACGACCTCGTCACGGTGACGAACCGGCTCGGGCTTCCGGCGCTCGGAGAGGTGGAGTTCACGCTGCGGGTGGGGCCGCGTGCTCCTGCCGAGCCGACGGCCGCGCTGACGCGCGCCATCATGGGCCGCAGGCTGCATTGA